The Nothobranchius furzeri strain GRZ-AD chromosome 8, NfurGRZ-RIMD1, whole genome shotgun sequence genome includes a region encoding these proteins:
- the LOC139071429 gene encoding uncharacterized protein isoform X1, translating into MARAESPREVFGEADEDVLITSVDESEDLLPGPDSQEMLVLPPSGQKPLVNKRRQPGVMPPKRVSLYGLVDGKPVRINPNGPWNAHVWERIVLVSDGTSHKGTRVARREKILQRITRSTLVKHFDCVRRDVSRGQTRLPCALSHFREGDVDWCWISTPHNDYVQEGEEPRRVVRMQPSPAKVDVPMQEVSPPEFDLRRQLQAAPSVQAIVPPVMNAINPHVYLYPGNLNMQYFPQFMPFNEAWFQGGC; encoded by the coding sequence gttGATGAATCAGAGGATCTATTGCCTGGCCCAGACTCtcaggagatgctggtgctgCCACCCAGTGGACAGAAGCCGCTGGTGAACAAGCGACGTCAGCCTGGGGTGATGCCACCCAAGAGAGTTTCACTTTACGGGCTGGTGGATGGTAAACCTGTAAGGATAAACCCGAATGGACCGTGGAATGCACATGTTTGGGAACGTATTGTGTTGGTCTCTGATGGTACCAGTCATAAAGGGACTCGAGTGGCGAGGAGGGAGAAGATTCTTCAGAGAATTACACGCTCGACTCTAGTTAAGCATTTTGATTGTGTCAGGCGCGATGTGTCACGGGGCCAGACGCGCTTGCCCTGTGCACTCTCTCATTTCAGAGAGGGCGACGTTGACTGGTGCTGGATCAGTACACCCCACAACGACTACGTGCAGGAGGGCGAAGAGCCAAGGCGTGTGGTCAGGATGCAACCATCACCTGCTAAAGTGGACGTTCCGATGCAGGAAGTGAGCCCTCCGGAGTTCGATCTGCGTCGGCAGCTTCAGGCCGCTCCGTCTGTCCAGGCCATAGTACCACCAGTGATGAATGCAATAAATCCACATGTTTACTTGTATCCAGGAAATTTGAATATGCAGTATTTCCCGCAGTTTATGCCATTTAACGAAGCTTGGTttcaaggggggtgttga
- the LOC139071429 gene encoding uncharacterized protein isoform X2, with amino-acid sequence MMKKCLAAFCEKDLTSSSQRMVDESEDLLPGPDSQEMLVLPPSGQKPLVNKRRQPGVMPPKRVSLYGLVDGKPVRINPNGPWNAHVWERIVLVSDGTSHKGTRVARREKILQRITRSTLVKHFDCVRRDVSRGQTRLPCALSHFREGDVDWCWISTPHNDYVQEGEEPRRVVRMQPSPAKVDVPMQEVSPPEFDLRRQLQAAPSVQAIVPPVMNAINPHVYLYPGNLNMQYFPQFMPFNEAWFQGGC; translated from the exons ATGATGAAGAAGTGTCTGGCTGCATTTTGTGAGAAAGACCTGACCTCAAGTTCACAGAGGATG gttGATGAATCAGAGGATCTATTGCCTGGCCCAGACTCtcaggagatgctggtgctgCCACCCAGTGGACAGAAGCCGCTGGTGAACAAGCGACGTCAGCCTGGGGTGATGCCACCCAAGAGAGTTTCACTTTACGGGCTGGTGGATGGTAAACCTGTAAGGATAAACCCGAATGGACCGTGGAATGCACATGTTTGGGAACGTATTGTGTTGGTCTCTGATGGTACCAGTCATAAAGGGACTCGAGTGGCGAGGAGGGAGAAGATTCTTCAGAGAATTACACGCTCGACTCTAGTTAAGCATTTTGATTGTGTCAGGCGCGATGTGTCACGGGGCCAGACGCGCTTGCCCTGTGCACTCTCTCATTTCAGAGAGGGCGACGTTGACTGGTGCTGGATCAGTACACCCCACAACGACTACGTGCAGGAGGGCGAAGAGCCAAGGCGTGTGGTCAGGATGCAACCATCACCTGCTAAAGTGGACGTTCCGATGCAGGAAGTGAGCCCTCCGGAGTTCGATCTGCGTCGGCAGCTTCAGGCCGCTCCGTCTGTCCAGGCCATAGTACCACCAGTGATGAATGCAATAAATCCACATGTTTACTTGTATCCAGGAAATTTGAATATGCAGTATTTCCCGCAGTTTATGCCATTTAACGAAGCTTGGTttcaaggggggtgttga